From one Myxococcales bacterium genomic stretch:
- a CDS encoding DegT/DnrJ/EryC1/StrS family aminotransferase encodes MIPVNEPSLGERELAYVTECVRTGWISSAGRFIEEFEAAWAAYCGRAHGVAVANGTVALQLAVSALDLQPGDEIIMPTFTIISCALAAVYNGCVPVLVDADPRTWCLDVAQVEAKLTPRTRAIMPVHLYGHPVNMEPLTALARRHGLAIVEDAAEAHGAQCRIGGDWRRCGGFGDLSAFSFYANKLVTTGEGGMVLTDDPALAEKLRRRRNLCFQGPRRFLHEELGFNFRLTNLQAALGLAQVERIDEIVARKRRQGAAYTQRLRGLPQLQLPVEEPWARNVYWMYGLVVAPDAGLDAGELARRLRAKEVETRPFFLGLHEQPALQRRGWFAGERYPVAERIARQGLYLPSGLALTDEQLDRVGAAVREVLP; translated from the coding sequence ATGATCCCGGTCAACGAACCGTCGCTGGGCGAGCGGGAGCTGGCGTACGTGACCGAATGCGTCCGCACCGGCTGGATTTCCTCGGCCGGGCGGTTCATCGAGGAATTCGAAGCCGCCTGGGCCGCCTATTGCGGCCGGGCCCACGGCGTCGCGGTCGCCAACGGCACCGTCGCCCTGCAACTGGCGGTCTCGGCCCTCGATTTGCAACCCGGCGACGAAATCATCATGCCGACCTTCACGATCATTTCCTGCGCGCTGGCCGCCGTCTACAACGGCTGCGTGCCGGTGCTGGTCGACGCCGATCCTCGCACCTGGTGCCTGGACGTGGCGCAGGTCGAGGCGAAACTCACCCCGCGCACGCGGGCGATCATGCCGGTTCACCTTTACGGCCATCCGGTGAACATGGAACCGCTGACGGCGCTGGCCCGGCGGCACGGCCTGGCGATCGTCGAGGACGCGGCCGAGGCCCACGGCGCCCAATGCCGGATCGGCGGCGATTGGCGGCGTTGCGGCGGGTTCGGCGACTTGAGCGCCTTCAGTTTTTACGCCAACAAGCTGGTCACCACCGGCGAGGGCGGCATGGTACTGACCGACGATCCCGCCCTGGCCGAAAAGCTGCGCCGGCGGCGCAACCTTTGTTTTCAGGGGCCCCGCCGCTTTTTACACGAGGAACTGGGCTTCAATTTCCGGCTGACCAACCTGCAGGCCGCGCTCGGCCTGGCGCAGGTCGAGCGGATCGACGAGATCGTCGCGCGCAAACGCCGCCAGGGCGCGGCTTACACGCAGCGGCTGCGGGGTCTGCCGCAACTGCAACTGCCGGTCGAGGAGCCCTGGGCGCGCAACGTCTACTGGATGTACGGCCTGGTGGTCGCCCCGGACGCCGGCCTGGACGCCGGCGAACTGGCGCGGCGGCTGCGGGCGAAGGAAGTCGAAACCCGGCCTTTCTTTCTCGGCTTGCACGAACAACCGGCGCTGCAACGGCGCGGCTGGTTCGCCGGCGAGCGCTATCCCGTGGCCGAACGGATCGCGCGGCAGGGGCTCTATCTGCCCTCGGGGTTGGCGCTCACCGACGAACAACTCGACCGCGTCGGCGCGGCCGTGCGCGAGGTGTTGCCATGA
- a CDS encoding class I SAM-dependent methyltransferase, protein MSTVFGPFYADAYDLVYRDKDYAAECDLIERLFRDYGTTPIKRVLDLGCGTGNHAIPLAERHYNVTGVDISAGMLARAKAKAEQSTGHKRLRFQEGDIRQMGAIGQFEAVLILFAVLGYQIDNAEVAATLATARRHLAPGGLLLFDVWHGPAVLHQKPTMRMKKVETPDGNIWRATHGELNINRHTCLVRYRLWLIDRDHLVQEAEEDHEMRFFFPLELAQFLDHAGFALQRLGAFPDFDHDPDETTWNAMGVARAG, encoded by the coding sequence ATGAGTACCGTCTTTGGTCCGTTCTATGCCGACGCCTACGATCTGGTGTACCGCGACAAGGATTACGCCGCCGAATGCGACTTGATCGAACGCCTCTTCCGCGATTACGGCACCACGCCGATCAAGCGCGTCCTCGATCTGGGCTGCGGCACCGGCAACCATGCGATCCCGCTGGCCGAGCGCCATTACAACGTCACCGGCGTGGACATTTCAGCCGGCATGCTGGCGCGCGCGAAGGCCAAGGCGGAACAATCCACCGGGCACAAACGGCTGCGTTTTCAAGAAGGCGACATCCGGCAGATGGGGGCGATCGGCCAGTTCGAGGCCGTGCTGATCCTCTTTGCGGTGCTCGGCTACCAGATCGACAACGCCGAGGTCGCCGCCACGCTGGCGACGGCTCGCCGCCACCTCGCGCCCGGCGGCCTGTTGCTGTTCGACGTCTGGCACGGCCCGGCGGTGCTGCACCAGAAACCGACCATGCGGATGAAAAAAGTCGAGACGCCCGACGGCAACATCTGGCGCGCCACTCACGGCGAACTGAACATCAACCGGCACACCTGCCTGGTCCGTTATCGCCTCTGGCTGATCGATCGCGATCACCTGGTTCAGGAAGCCGAGGAAGATCACGAAATGCGCTTTTTCTTTCCGCTGGAACTGGCGCAGTTTCTGGATCATGCCGGCTTTGCCCTGCAGCGCCTCGGCGCGTTTCCCGACTTCGACCACGACCCGGACGAAACGACCTGGAACGCAATGGGGGTCGCGCGTGCGGGGTGA
- a CDS encoding glycosyltransferase family 4 protein, producing MMNRLAVFIAHYSLGNSPSIVNFLDFVSDRYQVDCYLFNVALTDIPLLRKKNIRVFDLGFRHIGRYLRERLTARRRSYDRFVAFEPHGFVLCRQLFPAARPLYYSLELYLNGDHSGLYYPRRIRAAERRNSGAISGLIIQSDEKEKLFRADYGLPDDVPVFHLPVTCRGPAVAAKSPWLREKLSLGSRQRIALHLGGINAFFSCLETAEQFAALPDWALYFQGYAQPEYLEKLRRLIADRRLNNVFIAAEPYADLADVDRVLAAADAGLAWYRDLSLNMRTVGRSSGKIASYLRFGLPVVTNRYPSLRAAIEAPGAGLCLERLDELPAALTRLAPELDVRAANARREYEAYYRFENYEAALAAFIAG from the coding sequence ATGATGAACCGGCTGGCCGTTTTCATCGCGCATTATTCGCTCGGCAACAGCCCGTCGATCGTCAACTTTCTCGATTTCGTTTCCGACCGTTACCAGGTGGATTGCTACCTGTTCAACGTCGCCCTGACCGACATTCCCCTTTTGCGAAAGAAAAACATCCGCGTCTTCGACCTGGGCTTCCGCCACATCGGGCGATATCTCCGCGAACGGCTGACGGCCCGCCGCCGCTCCTACGACCGATTCGTCGCTTTCGAGCCGCACGGCTTCGTGCTCTGCCGGCAGCTTTTTCCGGCCGCCCGGCCGCTTTATTACAGCCTCGAGTTGTACCTGAACGGCGACCATTCCGGCCTGTATTATCCGCGCCGCATTCGCGCGGCCGAACGCCGGAACAGCGGCGCGATCTCCGGTTTGATCATCCAGTCGGACGAAAAGGAAAAGCTGTTCCGCGCCGACTACGGGTTGCCGGACGACGTGCCGGTTTTTCACCTGCCGGTGACCTGCCGCGGCCCGGCGGTCGCCGCCAAATCGCCTTGGCTGCGTGAAAAACTGAGCCTTGGCAGCCGGCAGCGGATCGCCTTGCACCTGGGCGGCATCAACGCGTTCTTTTCCTGCCTGGAAACGGCCGAGCAGTTCGCGGCGCTGCCGGATTGGGCCCTTTATTTTCAGGGCTACGCGCAGCCGGAATACCTGGAAAAACTCCGGCGGCTGATCGCCGACCGCCGCCTGAACAACGTGTTCATCGCCGCCGAACCGTACGCCGATCTGGCGGACGTCGACCGCGTCCTGGCGGCGGCCGACGCGGGCCTGGCGTGGTACCGCGACCTGTCGCTCAACATGCGAACGGTGGGGCGCTCGTCGGGCAAAATCGCCTCCTACCTGCGGTTCGGCTTGCCGGTCGTGACCAATCGCTACCCCAGCTTGCGCGCGGCGATCGAAGCGCCCGGCGCCGGCCTCTGCCTGGAGCGGCTGGACGAGCTGCCGGCCGCCCTGACGCGCCTGGCGCCGGAACTCGACGTCCGCGCCGCCAACGCGCGCCGCGAGTACGAGGCTTACTATCGTTTCGAAAACTACGAAGCGGCGCTGGCCGCATTCATCGCCGGATAA
- a CDS encoding class I SAM-dependent methyltransferase, with protein sequence MNRDPQNLASGEYWAAGYRRQPLQYRPERVWFADLFARYFPAGGTCFEVGCYPGDYLIHLGRAFGYTVHGIDQTPATAALAEHLRAHGVAVGRIHQGDFLSFTPPQRYEAVVSVGFVEHFSDFETVIQRHADLLAPGGTLLLAAPNFRRMQYVFHRLFDRENLERHVLAAMDLSRWREILAARSLEILFADYYGTFDFWMDAERPSLVSRVAGQALYRAGKAISRRVHRPTPSWSPFLVIVARRPAA encoded by the coding sequence TTGAATCGCGATCCGCAAAACCTGGCCTCGGGCGAATACTGGGCGGCGGGATACCGGCGCCAACCGCTGCAGTACCGGCCCGAGCGCGTCTGGTTCGCGGATTTGTTCGCGCGCTATTTTCCGGCCGGCGGCACGTGTTTCGAGGTCGGCTGCTATCCGGGCGACTACCTGATTCATCTCGGCCGCGCCTTCGGCTACACCGTGCACGGCATCGATCAAACACCCGCCACCGCCGCGCTGGCCGAGCATTTGCGCGCCCACGGCGTCGCGGTCGGCCGGATCCACCAGGGCGACTTTCTGTCGTTCACGCCGCCGCAACGGTACGAGGCGGTGGTTTCGGTCGGCTTCGTCGAGCATTTTTCGGACTTCGAAACCGTCATCCAGCGGCACGCGGATCTGCTCGCGCCGGGCGGCACGCTGCTGTTGGCGGCGCCGAATTTCCGCCGGATGCAATACGTTTTTCACCGGCTGTTCGACCGCGAAAACCTGGAACGGCACGTGCTCGCCGCGATGGACCTGTCGCGCTGGCGGGAAATTCTCGCGGCGCGGTCGCTGGAAATATTGTTCGCCGATTACTACGGCACCTTCGATTTCTGGATGGACGCCGAGCGCCCGTCGCTGGTCAGCCGCGTCGCGGGGCAGGCGCTTTACCGCGCCGGAAAAGCGATCAGCCGGCGCGTTCACCGGCCGACGCCGAGTTGGTCGCCCTTTCTGGTGATCGTGGCGCGCCGGCCGGCGGCTTGA
- a CDS encoding glycosyltransferase: protein MKLLLATNVAYWPSVGGSEMVLQRILEGVRPGFDRVAVFVPGAAPGEHNGIEIFPYSLPALWRFALRHRPDVYFPNMVHSPLTYRNLAVVSRLARRTVVNLIGGYAADAPLALRRRLLRKVEKYADLAIHVDPLGAEYLIDRAVNPHVPYHFITQGLDFAELDPYRGRAGAGAEKYFVFAHNLWTWKGVDVFLEEIVARLPRLTFAILASDRTGDRIVQTREAAARYPNLKLLLGLPRPQFLAALSQASGIISTSRVEGAQPNILLESGYLGVPYLSLCPGQNYGHYPHVEMYPSAAELARRVESAGVELPAEKQESLARARAHFAQDRYRWSTVIREYEKLFQADSSNE, encoded by the coding sequence ATGAAACTGCTTCTGGCAACCAACGTCGCCTATTGGCCGTCCGTCGGCGGCTCGGAAATGGTGCTGCAACGCATCCTCGAAGGCGTGCGGCCCGGCTTCGACCGGGTGGCCGTTTTCGTTCCGGGAGCCGCGCCCGGCGAGCACAACGGGATCGAAATTTTCCCCTACTCGCTGCCGGCGCTCTGGCGTTTCGCGCTGCGCCACCGCCCCGACGTGTATTTTCCGAACATGGTCCACAGCCCCTTGACCTACCGCAACCTCGCCGTCGTCAGCCGCCTGGCGCGCCGAACCGTGGTGAACCTGATCGGCGGCTACGCGGCCGACGCGCCGCTCGCCCTGCGGCGCCGCCTGTTGCGGAAGGTCGAAAAGTACGCCGATCTGGCGATTCACGTCGATCCGCTCGGCGCCGAATACCTCATCGACCGCGCCGTCAATCCGCACGTCCCGTATCATTTCATCACCCAGGGGCTCGACTTCGCGGAGCTGGACCCCTATCGCGGCCGGGCCGGCGCGGGCGCCGAAAAATATTTCGTCTTCGCCCACAACCTCTGGACCTGGAAGGGCGTCGACGTTTTCCTGGAGGAGATCGTCGCACGGCTGCCGCGGCTGACGTTCGCGATCCTGGCCAGCGACCGCACCGGCGATCGCATCGTTCAGACGCGGGAGGCGGCGGCGCGTTACCCGAACCTGAAATTGTTGCTCGGTTTACCCCGGCCGCAATTTCTCGCGGCGCTGTCGCAGGCCAGCGGCATCATTTCCACCAGCCGGGTCGAGGGCGCGCAGCCCAATATCCTGCTCGAAAGCGGCTACCTGGGCGTGCCCTATCTGTCGCTTTGCCCGGGACAGAATTACGGGCATTACCCGCACGTCGAGATGTACCCATCGGCCGCCGAACTGGCCCGCCGCGTGGAAAGCGCGGGCGTCGAACTGCCGGCGGAAAAACAGGAATCGCTCGCGCGGGCCCGGGCGCACTTCGCGCAGGATCGTTACCGCTGGTCGACGGTGATCCGCGAATACGAAAAACTGTTTCAAGCCGACTCTTCGAACGAGTGA
- a CDS encoding glycosyltransferase family 1 protein, which yields MRLFVCGAYHYYGLPTAVEPQYYYLVKVPQALGHEVRFFDFHAAPRRGQPAMREAFLAALRDFPCDAVFIATHRDEFDRDTLTAAARLAPTFAWNSDDEWRWTDYSAPRADWYTFMVTNSPDVYETQRDAVPNLLHAQWACTGFWNGLAVAKDVDFSFVGQVYGERARQIRQLRRGAGLIAFGLGSGNPAPLPDGGFRPPSPFRRAISEWSPSLAYRLFGGFDTLDFAQVNGLWNRSRVSFTPLDSSRGGARQIKSRVFDMGLSGTLMLAHRAPRLDDYYTPDKEYVPFDTLEECLDKARYFLEHEAERARIAAAYAARTQAEHLWSHRINAVLRAAGLSRG from the coding sequence ATGCGATTGTTCGTTTGCGGCGCTTATCATTATTACGGCCTGCCGACGGCCGTCGAACCGCAGTACTACTATCTGGTCAAGGTTCCCCAGGCGCTCGGGCACGAAGTGCGGTTCTTCGATTTTCACGCCGCGCCCCGGCGCGGCCAGCCCGCGATGCGCGAAGCGTTTCTGGCCGCCTTGCGCGATTTTCCCTGCGACGCCGTCTTCATCGCCACGCACCGCGACGAATTCGACCGCGACACGCTGACCGCCGCGGCCCGCCTCGCGCCAACCTTCGCCTGGAACAGCGACGACGAATGGCGCTGGACGGATTACTCGGCGCCACGCGCCGATTGGTACACGTTCATGGTCACCAATTCGCCCGACGTGTACGAAACGCAACGGGACGCCGTCCCCAACCTGCTGCATGCGCAATGGGCCTGCACCGGCTTCTGGAACGGGCTGGCCGTCGCCAAGGACGTCGATTTTTCGTTCGTCGGCCAGGTCTACGGCGAACGCGCCCGGCAAATCCGGCAACTTCGCCGGGGTGCCGGCCTGATCGCGTTCGGCCTCGGCTCGGGCAATCCGGCGCCGCTGCCCGACGGCGGTTTCCGCCCGCCGTCGCCGTTCCGGCGCGCGATCAGCGAATGGAGCCCGTCGCTCGCCTATCGCCTGTTCGGCGGCTTCGACACCCTCGACTTCGCGCAGGTCAACGGCCTGTGGAACCGCTCGCGCGTTTCGTTCACGCCGCTCGATTCGTCGCGCGGCGGCGCGCGGCAGATCAAGAGCCGCGTGTTCGACATGGGCCTGAGCGGCACGCTGATGCTGGCGCACCGGGCGCCGCGGCTCGACGACTACTACACGCCGGACAAGGAATACGTGCCGTTCGACACCCTGGAGGAATGCCTGGACAAGGCCCGCTACTTTCTGGAGCATGAGGCGGAACGGGCGCGCATCGCCGCGGCTTACGCCGCGCGGACCCAGGCCGAGCATCTCTGGAGCCACCGCATCAACGCGGTATTGCGCGCGGCGGGGTTGTCGCGCGGTTAG
- a CDS encoding glycosyltransferase, producing the protein MSSPLVSVLLPAYNAGAYLREAVDSIRAQTLADWELIVVDDGSTDDTPAILAGYDEPRLIVVRQANAGVSAALNAGLARARGRYVARQDADDLSHPERLARLTAFLVAHPEIDAVSSAFTAVAPDGTELYTARLMIEPLTISRFLLAGNCVFHPGVMIRAAVLRELNGYRVEARHVEDYDLWIRLGAAPRFAALPLSLVRYRVHPENVSSRHAALMAENTRAVAERAWEQASRAPWGMLTGWGEARFAARRLREAVAALPDGKLWRAYHLAGWLSLVGQAVRRGKFRLAFRLAVETKGFLYGDWGAAGALLSLFWRVRRRARGWKNIRSEMRDILGGVRREG; encoded by the coding sequence ATGAGCTCACCGCTGGTTTCGGTGCTGTTGCCCGCCTACAACGCCGGCGCCTACCTGCGTGAGGCCGTCGACAGTATCCGCGCGCAGACGCTGGCCGATTGGGAGTTGATCGTCGTCGACGACGGCAGCACCGACGACACGCCGGCGATTCTGGCCGGTTACGACGAGCCGCGGCTGATCGTGGTGCGGCAGGCCAACGCGGGGGTGAGCGCGGCGCTCAACGCGGGCCTGGCCCGGGCGCGCGGACGGTACGTGGCCCGCCAGGACGCCGACGATCTTTCGCATCCGGAGCGGCTGGCCCGGCTGACCGCTTTTCTCGTCGCGCATCCGGAAATCGACGCGGTCAGTTCGGCCTTTACCGCCGTCGCCCCGGACGGAACGGAGCTTTATACCGCGCGCCTGATGATCGAGCCGCTGACGATCAGTCGTTTTCTGCTGGCCGGCAACTGCGTTTTCCATCCGGGAGTGATGATCCGCGCGGCGGTTTTGCGGGAGCTGAACGGTTACCGGGTCGAGGCGCGCCACGTCGAGGATTACGACCTGTGGATCCGTCTCGGCGCCGCGCCGCGCTTCGCCGCCTTGCCGCTATCGCTGGTGCGCTACCGGGTCCATCCCGAAAACGTGTCGTCGCGCCATGCGGCCTTGATGGCTGAAAATACCCGCGCCGTCGCCGAACGCGCCTGGGAACAGGCGAGCCGCGCGCCGTGGGGAATGCTGACCGGCTGGGGCGAAGCGCGGTTCGCCGCGCGTCGCTTGCGGGAAGCCGTCGCCGCCTTGCCGGACGGGAAACTATGGCGGGCCTATCACCTGGCCGGCTGGCTGTCGCTCGTCGGCCAGGCGGTGCGGCGCGGAAAATTCCGACTGGCTTTTCGCCTGGCCGTCGAAACCAAAGGTTTTCTCTACGGCGATTGGGGCGCGGCCGGCGCGCTACTGAGCCTGTTTTGGCGGGTGCGGCGCCGCGCGCGCGGCTGGAAAAATATCCGGTCGGAAATGCGGGACATCCTTGGCGGCGTCCGCCGCGAAGGGTGA
- a CDS encoding radical SAM protein — translation MFLRGLAGRRAPLPREVQLEVTNRCNFDCRMCPRRTLKVPDEDVRPEVFDALLRNLRGVRDLGLTGWGEPLFHRDFLGLLRRVREAAPQIRVHFTTNGLLLRDAAIAGVLRHGVRSISVSLDTVREGDLPGHRQAATVIKNLESLLAERGASPTPHLILQTTLQVDGEADLREIVALGRRLRADGVNLVRLDTRGIAGLSRPGVLEERRLIRAAEEAAGGRLPVLAINKPWWPVRVATRGGRLCLRTLYHVYIDVHGNVTPCCVLRRMIVGNLLEQPLSEIWNSRAMRRFFANQQEICAACDAWRCEQVY, via the coding sequence TTGTTCCTGCGCGGTCTGGCCGGACGGCGCGCGCCCCTGCCGCGCGAAGTGCAGCTCGAGGTGACCAACCGCTGCAACTTCGACTGCCGCATGTGCCCCCGCCGGACCCTCAAAGTGCCGGACGAGGACGTGCGCCCCGAGGTCTTCGATGCCCTGCTGCGCAATTTGCGCGGCGTGCGCGACCTCGGCTTGACCGGCTGGGGCGAGCCGCTGTTCCATCGCGATTTTCTCGGCCTGCTGCGGCGCGTGCGCGAGGCCGCGCCCCAGATCCGCGTGCACTTCACCACCAACGGTTTGCTGCTGCGCGACGCCGCGATCGCCGGCGTGCTACGCCACGGCGTGCGAAGCATTTCCGTTTCGCTCGACACGGTGCGCGAAGGCGATCTGCCCGGCCACCGGCAGGCCGCGACGGTCATCAAAAATCTCGAAAGCCTGCTGGCGGAACGCGGCGCTTCGCCCACGCCGCACCTGATATTGCAGACCACCCTGCAAGTCGACGGCGAGGCCGACCTGCGCGAGATCGTCGCCCTGGGCCGCCGTTTGCGCGCCGACGGCGTCAACCTGGTGCGGCTCGACACGCGCGGCATCGCGGGCTTGTCGCGGCCCGGCGTGCTCGAGGAACGGCGGCTGATCCGCGCGGCGGAGGAAGCGGCCGGCGGCCGCCTGCCGGTTCTGGCGATCAACAAACCGTGGTGGCCGGTGCGGGTGGCGACCCGCGGCGGCCGGCTCTGCCTGCGCACGCTGTACCACGTTTACATCGACGTGCACGGCAACGTCACGCCGTGTTGCGTGCTGCGCCGGATGATCGTCGGCAACCTGCTGGAACAGCCGTTGAGCGAAATCTGGAATTCGCGGGCGATGCGCCGCTTCTTCGCGAACCAGCAGGAAATCTGCGCCGCCTGCGACGCCTGGCGCTGCGAACAAGTTTACTGA
- a CDS encoding glycosyltransferase, with protein MNVTILTPIHNDERTLPRALAAIAALDWDGRREHLLIDDGSTDDSPRLAQEFAARQPGARYLRKPAGGEASALNLGLQEATGDWIAILEADVEPAADWLRIAAAELADPRVIAVGGYLETPPDDPWVARLAGYEAEIRQPATPQDVDHLTSANVLYRAAAFREAGRFDERLFNSCLDMEFNQRLRARGHRLRYQPAARVRHHFKPSLWGFLSRNYAYGRYRPLLPRQIGQPGDLAITLQLALSLLLAGSLLLACRLPGAPPLLAAIFIGLQIPGMLRLHRHVADPVLWLLPLLTFLRNLAGLAGLAVGWLEKILRPQPDRENR; from the coding sequence GTGAACGTAACGATCCTCACTCCGATCCACAACGACGAACGGACCCTGCCGCGCGCCCTGGCGGCCATCGCCGCGCTGGACTGGGACGGCCGCCGCGAGCACCTGCTGATCGACGACGGCTCCACCGACGACAGCCCGCGCCTGGCCCAGGAATTCGCGGCCCGGCAGCCCGGCGCGCGTTACCTGCGCAAGCCGGCCGGCGGCGAGGCTTCGGCGCTGAACCTCGGCTTGCAAGAAGCGACCGGCGACTGGATCGCGATCCTCGAAGCCGACGTCGAACCGGCGGCGGACTGGCTGCGGATCGCGGCGGCGGAACTGGCGGACCCGCGCGTGATCGCCGTCGGCGGCTACCTCGAGACCCCGCCCGACGATCCGTGGGTGGCCCGTCTGGCCGGCTACGAGGCGGAAATCCGCCAGCCGGCGACGCCGCAGGACGTCGATCACCTCACCTCGGCCAACGTGCTCTACCGCGCGGCGGCGTTTCGCGAGGCGGGCCGCTTCGACGAACGGTTGTTCAACAGCTGCCTCGACATGGAGTTCAACCAGCGCCTGCGGGCGCGCGGCCATCGGCTGCGCTACCAGCCGGCGGCCCGCGTGCGCCATCACTTCAAGCCGAGCCTGTGGGGCTTTCTGAGCCGCAACTACGCCTACGGCCGCTATCGCCCGTTGCTGCCCCGGCAGATCGGCCAGCCCGGCGATCTGGCGATCACCCTGCAACTGGCGCTGTCGCTGCTGCTGGCCGGGTCGCTGCTGCTGGCCTGCCGTCTGCCCGGGGCGCCGCCGTTGCTGGCGGCGATTTTCATCGGCCTGCAGATTCCCGGCATGCTGCGCCTGCACCGTCACGTCGCCGACCCGGTGCTCTGGCTGCTGCCGTTGTTGACGTTTTTACGCAACCTGGCCGGCCTGGCGGGCCTGGCCGTCGGTTGGCTCGAAAAAATCCTTCGCCCCCAACCCGACCGGGAGAATCGCTGA
- a CDS encoding GNAT family N-acetyltransferase, with translation MPQPPLELRPYRPGDESDIVALFNEVFGPEFGQTRTLEQWRHDYLKNPLGPSIIWLAHDKKGLVGHYALAYREFALGAETLRAGLDIDTMVHRRARGRGLFIQLADAVYEQARRDGYNLVYGVPNENSKHGNFTKLQWRALPPLPIQAHPLRLRRLFGSILGPVVGVPWKPLSLLARRHYAAEDAIRETDLGDELPLLAPGIQCRRVQPFLKWRFADVGDRHYLRLGYYEGDRLAGYMVGRVIEFRGRRGGAVVDFWPPDGDAVLLRALFANLARRLKALDCDVLFSVFPPAYVERLGRGRLLTVPERLMPKTNYFGYRLFTANEAWERALAEPARWAVTLADWDNA, from the coding sequence ATGCCCCAGCCGCCCCTCGAACTGCGACCCTATCGACCGGGCGACGAATCCGACATCGTCGCCTTGTTCAACGAGGTTTTCGGGCCGGAATTCGGCCAGACCCGCACGCTCGAACAATGGCGGCACGACTACCTGAAAAACCCGCTGGGCCCGTCGATCATCTGGCTGGCGCACGACAAGAAGGGCCTCGTCGGCCACTACGCGCTGGCCTACCGCGAATTCGCCCTGGGCGCCGAAACGCTGCGCGCCGGCCTCGACATCGACACGATGGTGCACCGGCGGGCGCGCGGGCGCGGTCTGTTCATCCAACTGGCCGACGCGGTGTACGAGCAGGCGCGGCGCGACGGCTACAACCTCGTCTACGGCGTGCCCAACGAAAACAGCAAGCACGGCAATTTCACCAAGCTGCAATGGCGGGCGCTGCCGCCGCTGCCGATCCAGGCGCACCCGCTAAGGCTCCGGCGGCTGTTCGGCTCGATCCTCGGCCCGGTGGTCGGCGTGCCGTGGAAACCGCTGTCGCTGCTCGCGCGGCGGCACTACGCGGCCGAGGACGCGATCCGCGAAACCGATCTCGGCGACGAACTGCCGTTGCTGGCGCCGGGCATCCAATGCCGCCGGGTGCAGCCGTTTCTCAAATGGCGCTTCGCCGACGTCGGCGACCGGCACTACCTGCGCCTCGGCTATTACGAGGGCGACCGGCTGGCGGGTTACATGGTCGGGCGGGTGATCGAGTTTCGCGGCCGGCGCGGCGGCGCGGTGGTGGATTTCTGGCCGCCTGACGGCGACGCGGTCCTGTTGCGCGCGCTGTTCGCCAATCTGGCGCGGCGGTTGAAGGCGCTGGATTGCGACGTTCTGTTCAGCGTTTTTCCGCCGGCCTACGTCGAGCGGCTGGGCCGGGGCCGGCTGCTGACGGTTCCGGAACGGCTGATGCCCAAGACCAATTACTTCGGCTACCGTCTGTTCACGGCCAACGAGGCGTGGGAACGAGCGCTGGCCGAGCCGGCCCGCTGGGCCGTGACGCTGGCCGATTGGGACAACGCATGA
- a CDS encoding DUF3473 domain-containing protein: MIDRAFTVDVEDWHHSNLAGMPATAGATSILPQSMPLLLDLLAELNVRASFFILADVLDEVKPFLPRLRAAGHEVASHGSHHRLAYEQTADEFRADIAAAKQRIEDAWGEAIAGYRAPSWSIGPANKHYLQAIADAGYLYDASLLPFRTYLYGYPDAPRAPFQPRIDGRPLPLVEVPGTTARLWGKVIPFAGGFYLRALPAALLKRLAANAAAEGLPLIYYLHPREILVEQPRPAGLTARERLIHLHGLRGVAGKLRTILQSGGFRPLGELVAAWRETGLPAGDL, from the coding sequence ATGATCGATCGCGCCTTCACCGTGGACGTCGAGGATTGGCACCATTCCAATCTGGCCGGAATGCCGGCGACCGCGGGCGCGACGAGTATCCTGCCGCAAAGCATGCCCTTGCTGTTGGATCTGCTGGCCGAGCTGAACGTCCGCGCGTCGTTTTTCATCCTGGCCGACGTGTTGGACGAGGTGAAACCGTTTCTGCCGCGCCTGCGCGCCGCCGGACACGAGGTCGCCAGCCACGGCTCGCATCATCGCCTGGCGTACGAACAGACCGCCGACGAATTTCGCGCCGACATCGCCGCGGCCAAGCAGCGGATCGAGGACGCCTGGGGCGAAGCGATCGCCGGCTATCGCGCGCCGTCCTGGTCGATCGGCCCGGCCAACAAGCATTACCTGCAAGCGATCGCGGACGCCGGCTACCTTTACGACGCCAGCCTGCTGCCGTTTCGCACCTATCTTTACGGCTATCCCGACGCGCCGCGCGCCCCGTTCCAGCCGCGGATCGACGGCCGCCCGCTGCCGCTGGTCGAGGTGCCCGGCACCACCGCGCGGCTGTGGGGAAAAGTCATCCCGTTCGCCGGCGGGTTTTACCTGCGCGCCCTGCCCGCCGCTTTGCTGAAGCGCCTGGCGGCGAACGCCGCCGCCGAGGGCCTGCCGCTGATCTACTACCTGCACCCGCGCGAAATCCTGGTCGAGCAGCCCCGCCCCGCCGGCCTGACGGCGCGCGAACGCCTGATCCACCTGCACGGCCTGCGCGGCGTCGCCGGCAAACTGCGGACGATTCTGCAAAGCGGCGGGTTCCGTCCGCTCGGCGAACTTGTCGCGGCGTGGCGCGAAACGGGCCTGCCCGCCGGCGACCTGTAA